One stretch of Commensalibacter melissae DNA includes these proteins:
- a CDS encoding DUF3108 domain-containing protein: MVKYYKMLILCILSWIFFDNSLVKAQNNLNFPKPVNLIFDVYNKNLHVIVIKASYVLTSDNYFAKAHFNSAGVISLFINLDMMSSVQGEINNSNLLPNEYQSSGKSKGKKFVANIDFNHKQNVKIEKLDPAIEDNRDVVTESQRNNSIDILSAMLQLVQRVRANKNCNDQFKIFDGSRIFTFQSKAAGTMLIPSSWTSPYKGEALFCKAVAQQTAGLKRSRHRALSAQPQPGYLWFKEIDNIGMLPVRFEFNNPKMGNVIVILRQATK; the protein is encoded by the coding sequence ATGGTAAAATATTATAAAATGTTAATATTGTGTATTTTGTCATGGATATTTTTTGATAATTCGCTTGTAAAAGCACAAAATAATTTAAATTTTCCTAAACCAGTTAACTTGATATTTGATGTGTATAACAAGAATTTACATGTTATTGTTATAAAGGCATCGTACGTATTAACATCGGACAATTATTTTGCAAAAGCTCATTTTAATTCTGCAGGTGTTATAAGTCTTTTCATAAATCTGGATATGATGTCATCAGTTCAAGGAGAAATCAATAATAGTAATTTGTTACCAAATGAATACCAATCATCTGGAAAATCCAAAGGTAAGAAATTCGTTGCTAATATAGATTTTAACCATAAACAAAATGTAAAGATAGAAAAACTTGATCCTGCGATTGAAGACAATCGTGATGTTGTGACTGAAAGTCAAAGGAATAACAGTATAGATATCTTAAGTGCAATGTTGCAATTGGTTCAGCGGGTCAGAGCGAATAAAAACTGTAACGATCAGTTTAAGATTTTTGATGGCTCTCGTATATTTACGTTTCAAAGTAAGGCGGCTGGTACAATGCTTATACCATCTTCGTGGACAAGCCCCTATAAAGGAGAAGCATTATTTTGTAAGGCGGTGGCTCAACAAACGGCTGGTCTCAAACGTTCACGTCACCGCGCTCTATCAGCACAACCCCAACCTGGATATTTATGGTTTAAAGAGATTGACAATATAGGAATGTTACCTGTCCGTTTTGAATTTAACAATCCAAAAATGGGAAATGTAATAGTAATTCTGAGACAGGCTACAAAATGA
- a CDS encoding glycosyltransferase family 4 protein, with product MDKSFNILVWQWGRKGAGPKIAVELSNALRSIKNLNILLSLSDRAEIIDYNPECQIGIKFKTYSSILGYLIRWIESPYWILYLIYHLKKNKVDLAICTMPGLLDMIMISALKILKIPCVVIIHDAYPHPGDGYLFQHFLQRQLIKNSDLIVTFTQYVYNQLNKRNFLSKSKFIRVWHPPLKYDYENISVSKNKNKIHLLNFGRLLPYKGFNLLNDALKLVKSDRSYIVRIVGQGPKSKVLKLLNRRKNVYVENRWVPENEIASIFEWADAIILPYEEASQSGVLAIALAFSKPVLITRVGGLMEQCNHKDLVFLCDPNPEDIAKNIEKILELPFPLKREHMDTSHEWKKMAKDLISQINEKFNFHLKLDTR from the coding sequence ATGGATAAATCATTTAATATTTTAGTATGGCAATGGGGTAGAAAGGGAGCGGGACCAAAAATTGCTGTTGAATTGTCAAATGCTTTAAGATCTATTAAAAATTTAAACATTCTACTATCCTTATCCGATCGGGCTGAAATTATTGATTATAATCCGGAATGTCAAATTGGTATAAAGTTTAAAACATATTCATCAATATTGGGATATTTAATACGATGGATAGAGTCTCCTTATTGGATATTGTATTTGATATATCATCTTAAAAAAAATAAGGTAGACTTGGCCATATGCACAATGCCGGGATTATTAGACATGATTATGATTTCGGCCTTGAAAATATTGAAAATCCCATGTGTTGTAATTATTCACGATGCTTATCCTCATCCGGGGGATGGATATCTTTTTCAACATTTTTTGCAAAGACAGTTGATTAAGAATTCAGATTTGATCGTAACTTTTACTCAATACGTATACAATCAATTAAATAAAAGGAATTTTTTATCAAAATCAAAATTTATAAGGGTATGGCATCCCCCTTTAAAATATGATTATGAAAATATTTCTGTTTCAAAAAACAAAAATAAAATACATCTTTTGAATTTTGGTCGTCTTTTGCCTTATAAAGGATTTAATCTGTTAAATGACGCTTTAAAATTAGTCAAATCGGATAGGTCTTATATAGTTCGTATAGTAGGGCAGGGTCCAAAAAGCAAAGTTTTAAAACTGTTAAATCGTAGAAAAAATGTATATGTCGAAAATAGATGGGTTCCGGAAAATGAAATTGCATCCATTTTTGAATGGGCGGATGCTATAATCTTGCCATATGAGGAGGCCAGTCAAAGTGGTGTTTTGGCCATTGCCCTGGCATTTTCAAAACCCGTTCTAATAACAAGGGTAGGAGGATTAATGGAGCAATGCAATCATAAAGACCTTGTTTTTTTATGCGATCCCAATCCTGAAGATATAGCCAAAAATATTGAGAAAATTCTGGAGTTGCCTTTTCCATTAAAAAGAGAACATATGGATACGTCACATGAATGGAAAAAAATGGCAAAGGATTTAATTTCGCAAATAAACGAGAAATTCAATTTTCATTTAAAGTTAGATACTCGATGA
- a CDS encoding HAD family hydrolase encodes MNIKPYPLIVFDMDGTLIDSLPDIDRSCQTLLKSYGLPPISTQSVRSTLGDGIKVTIEKILDNAGKEASFIDRNEAIERFIKDYVPHAADLSKPFEGTEEVLIKFKKNGWKIALCSNKITQAAKNILEKLNLQSYFDFIAGGDCFADKKPYPVHLLGIINYLQVLPTKTVMVGDHLNDILVARNAHITGSIFAEWGYGDLCIGKEATMRARSIKDVPIIAEKMIDKKP; translated from the coding sequence ATGAATATAAAACCTTATCCCTTGATCGTATTTGATATGGATGGAACCTTAATTGACAGTCTTCCAGATATAGATCGCAGTTGTCAGACTTTGCTGAAATCCTATGGATTGCCTCCTATCAGTACACAATCAGTGCGTTCTACATTGGGTGACGGAATTAAGGTGACAATTGAAAAAATTCTAGATAATGCAGGAAAAGAGGCAAGTTTTATTGACAGAAATGAGGCTATTGAAAGATTTATCAAGGATTATGTCCCACATGCGGCTGATCTTTCCAAACCCTTTGAAGGGACGGAAGAAGTTCTAATAAAATTTAAAAAAAATGGTTGGAAAATAGCTTTATGTTCCAATAAAATTACGCAAGCAGCCAAGAATATTTTGGAAAAACTCAATCTGCAATCATATTTTGATTTTATCGCTGGAGGTGATTGTTTTGCAGATAAAAAACCTTATCCGGTTCATCTTTTAGGAATAATCAACTATCTTCAAGTTTTACCAACTAAAACTGTAATGGTAGGTGATCACTTAAATGATATTCTTGTCGCCAGGAACGCTCACATTACGGGAAGCATATTTGCTGAATGGGGCTATGGTGATTTGTGTATTGGAAAAGAAGCAACCATGCGTGCTCGCTCCATAAAGGATGTGCCAATAATTGCTGAGAAAATGATTGATAAAAAACCTTGA
- the glmU gene encoding bifunctional UDP-N-acetylglucosamine diphosphorylase/glucosamine-1-phosphate N-acetyltransferase GlmU has product MHKLSNSTTETVAVILAAGMGTRMKSSKPKAMHPIAGLPMIRLLLNQVEKVFDRIIVVLGPHMETLADFVKPHQVVIQKHRLGTAHAALQAEAYFGKGIVTVLNADNPLIRENTLQRLIDEKKKPKTDLVLLAMECNDPKAYGRVIENNGHVIKIVETLDASDAEKKIKLCNSGVICADALYFSKWLKEIENHNAKKEYYIIDIVSLAVKEHKVVKALRASETELTGINSQSELAFAESIIQKRLRKQAMDNGVTMISPETVFMSYDTKIENDVILHPNIVFGKNVVIRSGVEIKSFSHLEGCEIKQNAIIGPYARIRPDTVVGQDAHVGNFVELKATALGDGVKANHLSYLGDSIVGKKTNIGAGTITCNYDGSRKHKTVIGDEVFVGSDAILVAPVEIGNKSLIAAGSVITDDVPDNAKAFGRARQVNKNSKVTLKN; this is encoded by the coding sequence ATGCATAAATTATCAAATTCCACCACGGAAACCGTTGCAGTTATTCTGGCTGCAGGAATGGGAACCCGTATGAAATCTTCAAAACCAAAGGCAATGCACCCCATTGCAGGGCTTCCAATGATACGTTTATTATTAAATCAGGTCGAAAAGGTTTTTGATCGAATTATTGTGGTTCTCGGTCCGCATATGGAGACTCTTGCCGATTTTGTAAAACCGCATCAGGTTGTAATCCAGAAGCACAGATTGGGAACCGCCCATGCTGCATTGCAGGCAGAGGCCTATTTTGGAAAGGGAATTGTCACTGTTCTAAACGCTGACAATCCCCTGATACGGGAAAATACATTACAGCGACTTATTGATGAGAAAAAAAAACCAAAAACTGATTTGGTTTTATTAGCTATGGAATGTAATGATCCCAAGGCTTATGGACGTGTGATTGAAAATAATGGTCATGTAATAAAGATTGTGGAAACACTTGATGCCTCTGACGCAGAAAAAAAAATAAAATTGTGCAATTCTGGGGTAATATGTGCGGACGCACTGTATTTTTCCAAATGGCTGAAAGAAATTGAAAATCATAATGCAAAAAAAGAATATTATATTATAGATATTGTTTCTTTAGCAGTTAAGGAACATAAGGTAGTAAAGGCCCTAAGGGCTTCAGAAACGGAACTTACAGGGATCAATTCGCAATCTGAATTGGCTTTTGCTGAATCCATAATTCAAAAAAGATTGAGAAAACAGGCGATGGATAACGGGGTGACAATGATTTCACCGGAAACTGTTTTTATGTCTTATGATACCAAGATTGAAAATGATGTAATTCTTCATCCCAATATTGTTTTTGGCAAAAATGTGGTCATTCGTTCAGGGGTTGAAATCAAGTCATTTAGTCATCTTGAAGGCTGCGAAATTAAACAAAATGCCATAATTGGCCCATATGCTCGTATCAGACCTGATACGGTGGTGGGTCAGGATGCGCATGTCGGTAATTTTGTGGAATTGAAAGCTACAGCTTTAGGTGACGGAGTGAAAGCAAATCATCTTTCCTATCTTGGTGACAGCATTGTTGGTAAAAAAACAAATATTGGTGCAGGAACGATAACCTGTAATTATGATGGGTCGAGAAAACATAAGACGGTCATTGGAGATGAGGTATTTGTCGGTTCTGATGCCATTCTTGTTGCTCCTGTAGAAATTGGTAATAAAAGTTTAATTGCGGCAGGAAGCGTGATAACGGATGATGTTCCTGATAATGCCAAAGCATTTGGTAGGGCCAGGCAGGTAAATAAAAATAGCAAGGTTACATTAAAAAACTGA
- the hmpA gene encoding NO-inducible flavohemoprotein yields the protein MLTEAQKTLVKNTVPVLREHGIELTSYFYKRMLNNNAELKQIFNRGHQEAGKQQHALATAVLAYAENIDNPTILENAFIHIANKHVSLNIRAEHYPIVGEHLLASISEVLGEAATDDLIEAWGAAYQQLAQLLIDIELGIYKEQIREHAWTGWRGFKIVKKTPESEQITSFYLQPVDGGKLPEFYPGQYVSVRIYVPEWNLIQPRQYTLSDSPGKDTLRITVKREDGKGKTPAGKVSNLLHKSYDVGDIIDLSAPAGEFYLNQQGKNPIILMSAGVGITPMYSMLSFLHEKQSNRSVHFIHGTHNGKQHALREKVNEIVAKSPTFNRFIFYSKPDGEDRQGIDYDYQGRMDINRIDQSIFDKDADYYLCGPVEFMKDEGKKLKEKGIPPEKIHVEAFGTGAFSI from the coding sequence ATGCTAACCGAAGCTCAAAAAACGCTTGTTAAAAATACAGTGCCAGTTTTAAGAGAGCATGGCATTGAACTAACTTCCTATTTCTATAAACGGATGTTGAATAATAATGCTGAACTTAAACAGATTTTTAACCGTGGACATCAAGAAGCCGGAAAGCAACAGCATGCACTTGCTACGGCTGTCCTGGCATATGCAGAAAATATCGATAATCCAACCATACTAGAAAATGCTTTCATTCATATTGCCAATAAACATGTAAGCCTGAATATTCGGGCGGAACATTATCCTATTGTTGGGGAACATCTTCTGGCATCTATTAGTGAGGTATTGGGTGAAGCCGCTACAGATGATTTGATCGAAGCTTGGGGAGCTGCCTATCAACAATTGGCTCAACTGTTAATTGATATTGAATTGGGCATATACAAAGAACAGATCAGGGAACATGCATGGACAGGTTGGAGAGGATTTAAAATAGTCAAGAAAACTCCTGAAAGCGAACAAATCACGTCGTTTTATCTACAACCGGTTGATGGGGGCAAGCTTCCGGAATTTTATCCTGGACAATATGTTTCAGTTCGAATTTATGTCCCAGAATGGAATTTAATTCAGCCGCGTCAATATACATTATCTGATTCTCCTGGAAAAGATACGTTGCGTATTACAGTTAAACGTGAAGATGGTAAGGGGAAAACTCCGGCAGGTAAGGTTTCCAATCTACTTCATAAGAGTTATGATGTTGGAGATATCATAGATCTGTCTGCACCAGCAGGAGAATTCTATCTAAATCAGCAAGGGAAAAATCCGATTATTCTTATGAGTGCCGGGGTTGGAATTACTCCCATGTATTCCATGCTGTCTTTTCTGCATGAAAAACAAAGTAATCGTTCTGTCCATTTCATTCACGGAACACATAATGGTAAACAACATGCCTTACGTGAAAAAGTAAATGAAATTGTTGCAAAAAGTCCCACTTTTAATCGCTTTATATTTTATTCAAAACCTGATGGTGAAGATAGACAGGGAATAGATTATGACTATCAAGGGCGTATGGACATCAATAGGATAGATCAGTCAATTTTTGATAAAGATGCTGATTATTATCTTTGTGGACCTGTTGAATTCATGAAAGATGAGGGTAAAAAATTGAAGGAAAAAGGTATTCCACCTGAAAAAATTCATGTTGAGGCTTTTGGAACAGGAGCTTTTAGCATTTAA
- the glmS gene encoding glutamine--fructose-6-phosphate transaminase (isomerizing) translates to MCGIVGILGNQSVTPLIMEALRRLEYRGYDSAGIAILDHGLLNRRRAPGKLDNLSKLLLSSPISGNLGIGHTRWATHGAPTENNAHPHMTDRVAVVHNGIIENHVALRKELTELGQVFKSETDSETIVQLVDYYLKQGCAPQEAAFKALKRLEGAYAIAMIFSCDDNLIIGARHGAPLVVGYGDHEMFVGSDSLAIAPLTTKVAYMPDGVWTILTREGADFFDMEGGKVECPIQKTALMSGVVGKNGYRHYMEKELHEHPIVIGQTLRRFVDPSSHKIILPHMPFDLSTLKRGIITACGSAFYAGLIGRYWLEEYARLPIDIDVASEMRYRNPPVESQGMGLVISQSGETADTLAALRNLKNEHQKIVSILNNEFSTIARESDVVLGTDAGVEIAVASTKAFTAQLTVLSCLTLVIAREKNKITPENKKVCLTALMDLPSRVAEVLQMKDKIQEIAHKIANAQSVIYLGRGIMYPVAMEGALKLKEISYIHADAYAAGEMKHGPIALIDQTVPVIAVVPSGFLFEKTLSNLQEAKARGGHIIAFTDAKGAEALSTIAEQIIILPTVHAFVAPILYTVPVQMLAYEAAILKGTDVDQPRNLAKSVTVE, encoded by the coding sequence ATGTGTGGGATTGTTGGAATACTAGGGAACCAATCTGTTACTCCTCTGATTATGGAAGCTTTGCGTCGTCTTGAATATCGGGGATATGATTCTGCAGGGATTGCAATATTGGATCATGGCCTGTTAAATCGTCGTAGAGCTCCTGGAAAACTTGATAATTTATCAAAATTACTTCTGTCTTCCCCAATAAGCGGCAATCTGGGCATTGGTCATACGAGATGGGCAACACATGGAGCTCCCACGGAAAACAACGCGCATCCTCACATGACGGATCGTGTGGCTGTTGTTCATAATGGAATTATTGAAAATCATGTTGCATTAAGAAAAGAGTTGACAGAGCTAGGACAAGTGTTCAAAAGTGAAACGGATAGTGAAACAATTGTGCAGCTTGTCGATTATTATCTGAAACAGGGATGTGCACCCCAAGAAGCTGCCTTCAAGGCTTTGAAAAGGCTTGAGGGAGCTTATGCCATTGCGATGATTTTTTCCTGTGATGATAATCTTATAATCGGGGCTAGACATGGTGCGCCACTGGTTGTCGGATATGGTGATCATGAAATGTTTGTGGGATCTGACAGTCTGGCAATTGCACCTCTTACCACAAAAGTTGCCTATATGCCGGATGGCGTTTGGACTATTTTGACACGAGAAGGTGCTGATTTTTTTGATATGGAAGGTGGAAAAGTTGAATGTCCAATTCAAAAAACGGCGTTGATGTCAGGGGTTGTCGGTAAAAATGGTTACCGTCATTATATGGAGAAAGAACTTCATGAGCATCCAATTGTCATAGGGCAGACTTTAAGGCGGTTTGTCGATCCATCATCCCATAAAATAATATTGCCTCATATGCCATTCGATTTATCAACGTTGAAAAGGGGTATAATTACGGCATGTGGATCAGCATTTTATGCTGGTCTTATTGGACGTTATTGGTTGGAGGAATATGCCAGATTGCCCATTGATATAGATGTTGCAAGTGAAATGCGCTATCGCAATCCTCCTGTTGAAAGTCAAGGGATGGGATTGGTCATATCGCAATCAGGAGAAACGGCCGATACCTTGGCAGCCTTGAGAAATTTAAAAAATGAACATCAAAAAATAGTTTCTATTTTAAATAATGAATTCAGTACTATAGCCAGAGAAAGTGATGTTGTTCTCGGTACGGATGCTGGTGTGGAAATTGCTGTCGCTTCTACAAAAGCGTTTACAGCCCAATTGACAGTATTATCATGTCTTACACTTGTTATCGCTCGTGAAAAAAATAAGATTACCCCTGAAAATAAAAAAGTATGTTTGACTGCATTGATGGATCTTCCCAGTCGTGTTGCTGAAGTTTTGCAAATGAAAGATAAAATTCAGGAAATTGCCCATAAAATTGCCAATGCTCAAAGTGTGATTTATCTGGGAAGGGGGATAATGTATCCTGTTGCAATGGAGGGTGCGTTGAAACTGAAAGAAATCTCGTATATTCATGCTGATGCCTATGCCGCAGGTGAAATGAAACATGGCCCGATTGCGCTGATTGATCAAACGGTTCCAGTCATTGCCGTTGTGCCTTCCGGTTTTTTATTTGAAAAAACACTTTCAAATTTACAGGAAGCAAAAGCAAGGGGTGGACATATTATTGCTTTCACTGATGCAAAGGGTGCAGAGGCATTGTCAACCATTGCAGAACAGATCATTATTTTGCCTACAGTTCATGCTTTTGTAGCGCCAATCCTTTATACGGTACCCGTTCAGATGCTTGCTTATGAAGCTGCCATTTTAAAAGGCACGGATGTTGATCAACCCAGAAATCTTGCAAAATCCGTAACTGTTGAATAA
- the glyA gene encoding serine hydroxymethyltransferase produces the protein MSENNLYHQFFQSDVSQTDPEVYAALQSELTRQQDGIELIASENIVSKAVLEAQGSVLTNKYAEGYPGRRYYGGCGEVDKVEVLAIERVKKIFNAQFANVQPHSGANANLAAFMATVKPGEKVLGMNLAAGGHLTHGAAPNFSGKWFHALHYGIRKDDGLIDYDELEATARNEKPRLIIAGGSAYPRIIDFARFRKIADEVGAFLMVDMAHFAGLVAAGLFPNPMDYADIVTSTTHKTLRGPRGGIVLTNSPDLAKKINSAVFPGLQGGPLMHVIAAKAVAFAEAMRPEFKTYQKAVANNARVLADTLIECGFDIVTKGTDSHLLLVDLRPKKVTGKQAEESLERAGITANKNAVPFDPEKPAITSGIRLGSPAGTTRGFGEAEFREIGLLINEVLTPLAKAKDNDNSFAEKAVRKKVMALCKRFPIYKH, from the coding sequence ATGTCCGAAAATAATTTATATCATCAATTTTTTCAATCTGATGTTTCTCAAACAGATCCTGAGGTTTACGCAGCTTTACAAAGCGAACTTACCCGTCAACAGGACGGTATTGAGTTAATAGCAAGTGAAAATATTGTTTCCAAGGCAGTTTTAGAGGCTCAGGGTAGCGTATTGACGAATAAATATGCTGAAGGATATCCCGGACGTCGTTATTATGGCGGATGTGGTGAAGTTGATAAGGTGGAAGTTCTGGCAATTGAACGTGTCAAGAAAATTTTCAACGCGCAATTTGCCAATGTTCAACCACATTCTGGTGCGAATGCTAATCTGGCTGCATTTATGGCTACTGTCAAACCTGGTGAAAAAGTATTGGGAATGAATTTGGCAGCGGGTGGACATTTAACCCATGGTGCGGCACCTAATTTTTCTGGAAAATGGTTCCATGCATTGCACTATGGAATTCGAAAAGATGATGGCTTGATTGATTATGACGAGCTCGAAGCGACTGCAAGAAATGAAAAACCACGTTTGATTATTGCAGGTGGATCTGCATATCCCAGAATTATTGATTTCGCCCGTTTCAGAAAAATTGCCGATGAAGTTGGTGCTTTTCTGATGGTTGACATGGCTCATTTTGCTGGATTGGTTGCGGCAGGCCTTTTCCCAAATCCAATGGATTACGCTGATATTGTCACCAGTACAACGCATAAAACTTTACGTGGACCTCGTGGAGGAATTGTTTTAACAAACAGTCCCGATTTGGCTAAAAAAATCAATTCAGCAGTATTTCCCGGATTACAGGGTGGTCCATTGATGCATGTCATCGCTGCAAAAGCGGTGGCCTTTGCTGAAGCAATGCGTCCAGAATTCAAGACCTATCAAAAAGCGGTGGCAAATAATGCCCGTGTATTGGCAGACACTTTGATTGAATGTGGATTTGATATTGTTACAAAAGGTACAGACAGCCATTTGTTACTTGTTGATTTACGTCCCAAGAAAGTAACGGGAAAACAGGCGGAAGAAAGTTTGGAAAGAGCGGGAATAACCGCAAATAAAAATGCGGTTCCTTTTGATCCGGAAAAACCGGCCATTACTTCTGGTATTCGTCTAGGTAGTCCAGCAGGGACAACTAGAGGGTTTGGTGAAGCAGAATTTCGTGAAATTGGTCTTTTGATAAATGAAGTTCTAACCCCATTGGCAAAAGCCAAAGATAATGATAACAGTTTTGCAGAAAAAGCTGTTCGCAAAAAAGTCATGGCTTTATGTAAACGCTTTCCCATATATAAACACTAA
- a CDS encoding mitochondrial fission ELM1 family protein — MTEVSILTENFAGMKTQALGFVKRAQFDYSFHQLKPRFPWKFISAPFWPNPLKAVFPFQPKDNSVIVSVGSVGGVVNADLRKKNHIAIHIQNPRIALNKFDLIIANPHDNIKADNVLVSRNALHHITPSLLSENLHYWNSILHDPVKPLISVLLGGNNGRFKFGVKEAEQIAYQLKRVITKNNISLAVTPSRRTNPSALKRLKEILSPFSVYIWNGEGENPYLGLLACADYILVTIDSVSMVSEAIATSVPVMILPLPGKSKRISSFINSMINEKRIRMFEGKLETWRVTSIDDTDEIINQAKLKLKL, encoded by the coding sequence ATGACAGAAGTTTCAATTTTGACAGAAAATTTTGCTGGAATGAAAACGCAAGCCCTTGGGTTTGTTAAAAGGGCACAATTCGATTACAGTTTTCATCAGTTAAAACCTAGATTTCCTTGGAAATTTATTTCAGCACCCTTTTGGCCCAATCCTTTGAAAGCGGTATTTCCTTTTCAACCAAAAGATAATTCTGTAATTGTAAGCGTAGGAAGTGTGGGGGGTGTTGTAAATGCCGACTTACGCAAGAAAAATCATATAGCCATACATATACAGAATCCGCGTATCGCATTAAATAAATTCGATCTTATCATTGCCAATCCTCATGATAATATTAAAGCGGATAATGTTCTTGTATCGCGTAATGCATTGCATCATATAACTCCCTCATTGCTATCTGAAAATTTGCATTATTGGAATTCCATTCTTCATGATCCGGTAAAACCATTGATAAGTGTTTTGCTGGGCGGAAATAATGGCAGATTCAAATTTGGTGTAAAAGAAGCTGAACAGATTGCTTATCAATTAAAAAGGGTTATTACTAAAAACAATATTTCACTTGCGGTAACTCCTTCAAGAAGAACGAATCCTTCAGCTTTAAAAAGATTGAAAGAGATATTATCACCATTTAGTGTATATATTTGGAATGGTGAGGGAGAAAATCCCTATTTAGGATTACTGGCATGTGCTGATTATATATTGGTTACAATTGATAGTGTTTCAATGGTTTCTGAGGCTATTGCCACTTCTGTACCAGTAATGATCTTGCCATTGCCCGGTAAATCAAAAAGAATTTCTTCCTTCATCAATTCAATGATTAATGAAAAACGAATCAGGATGTTTGAGGGGAAACTTGAAACATGGCGTGTCACTTCGATTGATGATACAGATGAGATCATCAATCAAGCAAAGTTAAAATTAAAATTATAA
- a CDS encoding glycosyltransferase gives MGEILAPSISSEPFCDQSVIIIGEFSKASGLGEGARIMYNALKNENVTVQKIDIDPYGFSYTKYKEACRILSVYPYASLIFHINAPQLAFALLNLPRFLLKNRKIIGYWAWELEILPKEWEVGFRFVHEIWVPSRFVAKAVKHWANKYQKKITVVPHPIAAYPVAIASSLTRESLGLPQATLNILTSFNLSSSFVRKNPIAAIRSFRKACETIAHDKISLILKVSYINDFRQDFNELKKAIDGQKNIILYTNLLTTEENRALIFHSDIILSLHRSEGFGLVPAEAMQYGKAVISTNWSATSEYIDENCGVPVNYKLIPVKDPRKVYELPNALWAEPDIEFAAKKINELFYNENYRNNLGVLSKNKIKTIFNSKFLKKRFNNYLVRNNG, from the coding sequence GTGGGGGAGATATTAGCACCTTCCATATCATCAGAACCCTTTTGTGATCAAAGCGTAATTATAATTGGTGAGTTTTCAAAAGCTTCTGGTTTGGGTGAAGGTGCGCGTATAATGTATAATGCACTCAAAAACGAAAATGTTACTGTCCAGAAAATCGATATTGACCCCTATGGTTTTTCTTATACAAAATATAAGGAAGCGTGTAGAATTTTATCAGTTTATCCATACGCATCATTGATTTTTCATATCAATGCCCCACAGTTGGCATTTGCATTATTGAATTTACCTCGTTTTTTATTGAAGAACAGAAAAATTATAGGTTATTGGGCATGGGAGCTCGAAATTTTGCCAAAAGAATGGGAGGTGGGTTTCAGATTTGTTCATGAAATATGGGTACCCTCTCGTTTTGTCGCAAAAGCCGTTAAACATTGGGCTAATAAATATCAAAAAAAGATTACGGTTGTTCCTCATCCTATTGCAGCATATCCTGTAGCAATTGCGTCAAGTCTAACTCGTGAAAGTCTTGGTTTACCCCAAGCAACTTTAAATATATTAACATCATTTAATCTTTCTTCATCTTTTGTTAGAAAAAATCCTATAGCCGCAATCAGGTCTTTTAGAAAAGCGTGTGAAACAATAGCGCATGATAAAATTAGCCTTATTCTCAAGGTTTCTTATATTAATGATTTCCGTCAGGATTTTAATGAATTAAAGAAAGCAATAGATGGACAAAAAAATATCATTCTTTATACTAATTTATTGACAACAGAGGAAAATAGGGCGCTTATATTTCATTCTGATATTATTTTGTCACTTCATCGTAGTGAAGGTTTTGGGTTGGTGCCAGCAGAAGCTATGCAATACGGAAAAGCTGTTATTTCCACTAATTGGTCTGCAACTAGTGAGTATATTGATGAAAACTGTGGTGTTCCTGTTAATTACAAACTGATACCTGTAAAAGACCCACGAAAAGTATATGAATTGCCGAATGCCTTGTGGGCTGAACCTGATATTGAATTCGCTGCTAAAAAAATTAATGAATTGTTTTACAATGAAAACTATCGTAATAATTTAGGTGTTTTATCTAAAAATAAAATTAAAACGATATTTAATTCAAAATTTTTAAAAAAAAGATTTAATAATTATTTGGTAAGAAATAATGGATAA